The proteins below come from a single Asanoa ferruginea genomic window:
- a CDS encoding ABC transporter ATP-binding protein, which translates to MLRTQGLTWRVGEVAIVDGVDIALAPGEFLGVIGPNGAGKTSLFNLVSGLRKPTAGTVWLGDDDVTALPPHRRARRGLGRTFQSSSVFGSLPVRENVRLAVQAHRGGSMALWRRAASFKDVASAADGVLETVGLGHRGDVLAGTLAHGEKRKLEIALLLAGEPTVLLLDEPMAGVSAEDVPELVAVIRGLTRGADATGRSVLMVEHHMDVILELADRIAVMHHGALLACDTPEAVMAHRGVQEAYLGEGL; encoded by the coding sequence GTGCTCCGCACACAGGGGCTGACCTGGCGGGTGGGCGAGGTAGCGATCGTCGACGGTGTCGACATCGCCCTCGCCCCCGGCGAGTTCCTCGGCGTCATCGGGCCCAACGGCGCCGGCAAGACCTCGCTGTTCAACCTGGTCAGCGGGCTGCGTAAGCCGACCGCGGGCACGGTCTGGCTGGGCGATGACGACGTCACCGCCCTACCGCCCCACCGCCGCGCGCGGCGCGGTCTCGGGCGGACCTTCCAGTCGTCGTCGGTCTTCGGTTCGCTTCCGGTACGCGAGAACGTCCGGCTGGCCGTCCAGGCCCACCGTGGCGGCTCGATGGCCCTGTGGCGGCGGGCCGCGTCGTTCAAGGACGTTGCTTCGGCGGCCGACGGGGTGCTGGAGACCGTCGGCCTTGGCCACCGGGGCGACGTGTTGGCCGGCACCTTGGCGCACGGCGAGAAGCGCAAGCTGGAGATCGCCCTGCTGCTCGCCGGCGAGCCGACCGTGCTGCTGCTCGACGAGCCGATGGCCGGTGTCAGCGCCGAAGACGTGCCCGAGTTGGTCGCGGTCATCCGCGGCCTGACCCGGGGTGCCGACGCCACTGGCCGGTCGGTCCTCATGGTGGAGCACCACATGGACGTGATCCTGGAGCTGGCCGACCGCATCGCCGTGATGCACCACGGCGCGCTGCTCGCCTGCGACACCCCCGAGGCCGTGATGGCACACCGGGGCGTGCAGGAGGCCTACCTGGGTGAGGGGCTATGA
- a CDS encoding substrate-binding domain-containing protein translates to MTVKAMRRAFVTAATVIAVAVSATGCGSPQETATGGGGASTAPVKVGIVHSQTGALASYGKQYIDGFKAGLAYATNGTNKVGDRAIEVTEVDDAGDPAKAVAAVKDLIGKGTKIIAGSTASGVALQVAPLAAQNKVLFISGPAATDAITGVNKYTFRSGRQSYQDVMTAKSFIGDAAGKKVVVFGQDSAFGKSNEAAVKAVIGGAGATVTSVLAPASATEFTPFASQLKAAKPDLLFVAWAGTTAPAMWQTLDQQGILASTTVVTGLDIRASWPTFGAAGAKISFLSHYFDGASDNPAAQAARSAVGGTLDLFNPDGFTAAQMIVRAVQEGGDDVDKMVSALEGYSFDGVKGKLTIRAEDHALLQPMYQATLTGTTAKLEKALTPEEVAPPAAAMKG, encoded by the coding sequence ATGACGGTAAAGGCGATGCGGCGGGCGTTCGTCACCGCCGCGACAGTGATAGCGGTGGCGGTATCCGCCACGGGCTGCGGCAGCCCGCAGGAAACGGCAACCGGGGGTGGCGGCGCCAGCACGGCCCCGGTCAAGGTCGGCATCGTCCACTCCCAGACAGGGGCGCTGGCCTCCTACGGCAAGCAATACATCGACGGATTCAAGGCCGGGCTCGCGTACGCCACCAACGGCACCAACAAGGTGGGCGACCGGGCGATCGAGGTGACCGAGGTCGACGACGCCGGTGATCCGGCCAAGGCGGTCGCCGCGGTCAAGGACCTGATCGGCAAGGGCACGAAGATCATTGCCGGCTCGACAGCCTCCGGCGTCGCGCTGCAGGTCGCGCCCCTGGCCGCGCAGAACAAGGTGCTGTTCATCTCCGGCCCGGCCGCGACCGACGCGATCACCGGGGTCAACAAATACACGTTCCGCTCCGGACGGCAGTCCTACCAGGACGTGATGACGGCCAAGTCGTTCATCGGCGACGCGGCCGGCAAGAAGGTCGTGGTCTTCGGGCAGGACAGCGCGTTCGGCAAGAGCAACGAGGCCGCGGTCAAGGCGGTCATCGGGGGTGCCGGCGCGACCGTGACCAGCGTGCTCGCCCCGGCCAGCGCGACCGAGTTCACCCCGTTCGCCAGCCAGCTCAAGGCGGCGAAGCCGGACCTGCTGTTCGTGGCCTGGGCGGGCACCACCGCCCCGGCGATGTGGCAGACCCTCGACCAGCAGGGCATCCTGGCCAGCACCACGGTGGTCACCGGCCTCGACATCCGGGCCTCCTGGCCGACCTTCGGCGCGGCCGGGGCGAAGATCTCGTTCCTGTCGCACTACTTCGACGGCGCCAGCGACAACCCGGCCGCGCAGGCGGCCCGCAGCGCGGTCGGCGGCACGCTCGACCTGTTCAACCCCGATGGCTTCACGGCGGCACAGATGATCGTCCGTGCGGTCCAGGAGGGTGGCGACGACGTCGACAAGATGGTCAGCGCGCTCGAGGGCTACAGCTTCGACGGCGTCAAGGGCAAGCTGACTATCCGGGCCGAGGACCACGCCCTGCTCCAGCCGATGTATCAGGCCACCCTCACCGGCACCACGGCCAAGCTCGAGAAGGCGCTCACCCCCGAGGAGGTCGCCCCACCGGCGGCCGCGATGAAGGGCTGA
- a CDS encoding glycerophosphodiester phosphodiesterase, which yields MRRRTALSLTLAGAGIAATGIAPAAAVASQRQDHDEPLVIGHRGASGYRPEHTLESYRLAIRLGADFIEPDLVSTKDGKLVARHENEISGTTNVADHPEFAARKTTKTIDGIAVTGWFTEDFTLAELKTLRAKERLPQVRVANTAFDGQLPIPTLQEVIDLARAESKRLGRTIGIYPETKHPTYFQSIGLALEEPLVRVLRANDLTRKSSPVIVQSFETANLRKLARMTDVRLAQLIDAAGRPYDFVVAGDPRTYQDLVSPANLRWISGYADGIGANKNLLVPRDATGKLLAPTAVIRDAHRYGLIVHAWTFRAENQFLAVDHRIGTDPNARGDITSEYELFFSLGLDGVFADQPDTAVAARAALPASTHR from the coding sequence ATGCGACGACGTACTGCTCTATCCCTCACCCTGGCCGGCGCCGGCATCGCGGCGACCGGCATCGCGCCCGCCGCCGCAGTGGCCAGCCAGCGCCAGGACCACGACGAGCCGCTGGTCATCGGCCACCGCGGCGCCAGCGGCTACCGGCCCGAACACACGCTCGAGTCCTACCGGCTGGCCATCCGGCTGGGCGCCGACTTCATCGAGCCCGACCTGGTGTCCACCAAGGACGGCAAGCTGGTGGCCCGGCACGAGAACGAGATCTCGGGCACCACCAACGTCGCCGACCACCCGGAGTTCGCGGCGCGCAAGACCACCAAGACCATCGACGGGATCGCCGTCACCGGCTGGTTCACCGAAGACTTCACCCTGGCCGAGCTCAAGACGCTGCGGGCAAAGGAGCGGCTGCCGCAGGTGCGGGTGGCCAACACCGCCTTCGACGGCCAGTTGCCGATCCCGACCCTCCAGGAGGTCATCGACCTGGCCCGGGCCGAGAGCAAGCGGCTCGGCCGGACGATCGGCATCTACCCGGAGACCAAGCACCCGACCTACTTCCAGTCGATCGGGCTCGCGCTGGAGGAGCCGCTGGTGCGCGTCCTGCGTGCCAACGACCTGACCCGGAAGAGCTCGCCGGTGATCGTCCAGTCGTTCGAGACGGCCAACCTGCGCAAGCTGGCCCGGATGACCGACGTGCGGCTGGCCCAGTTGATCGACGCCGCCGGCCGGCCCTACGACTTCGTCGTCGCCGGCGACCCGCGCACCTACCAGGACCTGGTCTCGCCGGCCAACCTGCGGTGGATCTCGGGCTACGCCGACGGCATCGGCGCCAACAAGAACCTGCTGGTGCCCCGGGACGCCACCGGCAAGCTGCTCGCGCCGACCGCGGTGATCCGCGACGCGCACCGCTACGGGCTGATCGTGCACGCCTGGACGTTCCGGGCGGAGAACCAGTTCCTCGCGGTCGACCATCGGATCGGCACCGACCCCAACGCGCGCGGCGACATCACGTCCGAGTACGAACTCTTCTTCTCGCTCGGCCTCGACGGCGTGTTCGCCGACCAGCCGGACACTGCCGTGGCCGCCCGCGCCGCGCTGCCCGCATCGACGCACCGCTAA
- a CDS encoding ABC transporter ATP-binding protein, whose protein sequence is MTEPILRVDDLSVRIAGLHILQGVSFTVAPSGVTALVGRNGVGKTTTLRALVGLTPRGGEVTGSARIGAVDALHTPTHRLVRGGLGYVPEDRCVFAGLTVAENLRLAERKGAAPAYDRVYALFPELSKRAKQRAGTLSGGQQQMLAIGRVLLADNRLLLVDEPTKGLAPKVVTEVAEALEAVAEHVPVLLVEQNLAVVRRLARDAVVLAAGRVAWTGAADRLLGEPDLTRALLGVGSAGVPA, encoded by the coding sequence ATGACCGAGCCGATCCTGCGCGTCGATGACCTCAGCGTCCGCATCGCCGGGCTGCACATCCTCCAGGGTGTCTCGTTCACCGTCGCGCCTTCGGGGGTGACCGCGCTGGTCGGCCGCAACGGCGTCGGCAAGACCACGACGTTGCGGGCGCTGGTCGGCCTGACACCACGCGGTGGTGAGGTCACCGGTTCGGCCCGGATCGGCGCCGTCGACGCGCTGCACACCCCGACGCACCGGCTGGTCCGCGGCGGGCTCGGCTACGTGCCCGAGGACCGCTGCGTGTTCGCCGGGCTCACCGTCGCGGAGAACCTGCGGCTGGCCGAACGCAAGGGCGCGGCACCGGCGTACGACCGCGTCTATGCGCTTTTTCCCGAGCTGTCGAAACGCGCCAAGCAGCGGGCCGGCACGCTCTCCGGCGGGCAGCAGCAGATGCTGGCGATCGGTCGGGTGCTGCTCGCGGACAACCGCCTCCTGCTGGTCGACGAGCCGACGAAGGGTCTGGCCCCGAAGGTGGTGACGGAGGTGGCGGAGGCGCTCGAAGCGGTCGCCGAGCACGTGCCGGTGTTGTTGGTGGAGCAGAACCTCGCCGTTGTACGCCGGTTGGCGCGGGACGCGGTCGTCCTGGCCGCCGGTCGCGTCGCCTGGACCGGCGCGGCCGACCGGTTGCTCGGCGAGCCGGACCTGACCCGTGCGCTGCTCGGCGTCGGCTCGGCGGGGGTGCCGGCCTGA